agattcgataaaggcttgacgtccagaatatataaagagctcacatgcctcaacaaacaaaaaacaaataacccaattaaaaaatgggcagaggagctgaacagacagttctccaaaaaagaaatacagatggccaacagacacatgaaaagatgctccacatcgctaattatcagagaaatgcaaattaaaactacaatgaggtatcacctcacaccagtaaggatggctgccatccaaaagacaacaacaaatgttggcgaggctgtggagaaaggggaaccctcctacactgctggtgggaatgtaaattagttcaaccattgtggaaagcagtatggaggtacatcaaaatgctcaaaacagacttaccatttgacccaggaattccactcctaggaatttaccctaagaatgcagcaatcaagtttgagaaagaccaatgcacccctatgtttatcgcagcactatttacaatagccaagaattggaagcaacctaaatgtaaatcgatagatgaatggataaagaagatgtggtacatatacacaatggaatactactcagccataagaagagggcaaatcctaccatttgcagcaacatggatggcgctggagggtattatgctcagtgaaacaagccaagtggacaaagagaaataccaaatgatttctctcatctgtgaagtataagaacaaaggaaaaactgaaggaacaaaacagcagcagaatcacagaactcaagaaaggactaacaggcaccaaagggaaagggactgggaggatgggtgggtagggagggataagggggggagaaaaaggggagtattaagattagcatgcatggggggtgggagaaaggggagggttgtacaacacagagaagacaagtagtgattctacaacattttgctctgctgatggacagtgactttaaaggggtttctgggggggacctggtataggggagagcctagtaaacataatattcatcatgtaagcatagcctaatgataacaaaaaaagaaaagcagttcctgtgtggtgacctccaatgagttctacaaatggtataaagggcatataaaagtgaaggcaaagggtctgtttgtgtttatacagaggatcaaagcctaatttggctaccccaaaaatgaactaagatacgatacgaaaaagaacttccaacatcagcactctctggaagactcttgccagaagatgatcatcaaaaaaccccaacaaagatcctcgcactgctacagctgtagatgcactcatcccaccagctcctgtacttgccatgggaatgaagaaggagatatctaagctggcctgtgcatacagtaaaacagcaaatttgactggatctatactgttggaactcaaccaagaattaggagaagtgcaaattgtagctctccaaaatcttacaactacagactatttactgttaaaagaacatatgtgatgtgaacagtccccaggaatgggttgttttaatttgtctgatttctctcagactgttcaagttcagttggacaatatccaccatatcatagataagttttcacaaatgcctaaggtgcctaactggttttcttggtttcactggagatggctggtaattacaggtatgctttggttatgtaactgtactcctattatgttaatgtgtgtgcacaatttaattagtagtttaaaacctatacatgctgaagttactctacaagaagatatgtcaaagaaataatcaatcttcccatgttttcttctgcctgttacttctatggcttttcttcttccttcctaattacaacccttaaatagaattcgtgcctcatatcgaatttaccgagtatcataattcttccaagtggtaaagatacctcaagacaaatgctgggcatagaagccacagggcataaatctgcaaagaagtaaaaagctaagcttttcagacaataaggcttctctctcacttaccaactttacatttccctgtatggccccggaagatgactggttagccagagacgggtaagattcctcaagggaggaacaacctaagacaggcacagtcgcaggggggccatcaggtgagaaattggggatcaacagaggtgaggcttagaacctcaccacccccgttctgagagaaatctgcatatgtggatgttctattgccctggtctagcttggattaacacatagtctacaggcacacacctgatcatctacgtttgctctcttacaacactaagttatgttttctacctttatctcgtatctacctaccacttcagcattttattagaaataataataataaagagagaaatgtggtatccacatataaatcaagtataaaaatcaaatgaatattcatatttgaactgactgtttatagttcataatgcatgatcaaaacctaacgtttctgtgatgactgcccttgtactgttcaccatgtaacttattcagtatgtaagaattttttctccatgtaagaacttgttcgttatgcttcagaagagtggagactgacgaaaattaggcttggggtagattaatgattgtgcattgactcccttatacagaattttattgttgttaacaaccatttgatcaataaatatgagagatgtcctcacaaaaaaaaaaaaaagtacacacttccaattgtaaaataaataagtaaccgggatgtaatgtacagcataaggaatatagtcaaaatattgtaacaacttggtatggtgatagctggtacctagaattatcatgtatacaaatgttgaatcactgcgtTGTACACCtgtaactaatgtaatactgtgtgtcaactacccttcaataaaaaataattatctacaaaaaaaagagaattaaccttttcaagaaaataatacatatagtGCAATATTATTCtgtcataaaaaaggaagaacttcATGCCATTTATGACAATATGGTTGGACACTGATGGCATTATGCTCAGGAAATAAGTCGGGCAAAAAAGGACGAACATTGTATGATCTCAATtattgtggaatttaaaaaaactcataaaaacagagtaGATTGGTGATTGCTAGAGCTGAGACAGTGGAAGAAATGGATGAAGGTAGTGATAGGGCACAAATATCCAGTTTCAAGATGAGTAAGTTGTAGTGATCTGACATACaccatgatgactatagttaaaaaTAGTGAATTCCATACTAGAAAGTTGATAGttgaataattattaaaattcatCACAAAAAATGTTAACAAGGTGACATGATGGTTATGTTAACTAATAATACTGTATAGCAATTTCACAATACATAAGTGAAAAAACAATCATCATATTGTTAACCTTAAAGTGTTCTATGTATCGATTACATATCTATAGCgccagaaaaaatgtttaaataaaacacTTTGCCAAGTAAAgtagccagtcacaaaaaagcaTGTAATGTATAACTTCATTCATTTGATGTGTTCAGTTTAGGAAACACtctaagacagaaagtagattaaagGTTGACCAGGGCTGGAGATGCAGAAAAAGGGATTTTCATCCACAGGGTAAAAGTTTCTTCTGGGAGTCATGAAAGTGCTCTAAAATTGATTGCCATGgtggttgcacaattctgtgaagCCACTGGGAATTACTGAATTGTAcacattaatttttgcaattgTACAGTTTATGAATTACATGTCAGCAAAGTTTTTATAAACAGAACAAAGCAAATATCTCTTGAACCATAATTTCCAAGACATTCTTATTCAGCTATATCCTTACTTATCTCTAGTTCTCGATTCAAGGAGAATACAGACACAGTCACATTTCACTTGCCACCATTCTTGAAACACTTCTAAAACATATTACATAAGATAGATCACTTGCATATTCAAGGTCACTGACTCTTAGCTAGATTTTATTATAGTAATAGTAATATTACTATATTATAGTAATAACACAAACATGAATCACATTCGTGTACAAGCAAGATCATCTACCTTTTCTTGCTCTTTTCACTTGCCCTCCAAATGCTCTGATCATATAATGTTTTCACTTGGAGGTGGAGGAGTTATACATTAACTTCCTGATAGATTTCTCCCTGATATAAGCAGCAGCAGTCGTACAAGGGGACAGAAATTTGAAGAGAGACGTTGTTTTCCACCAGGATGTCTATGAAATGGATTTCAGTTCCTCTGCTGCTACAGCTGGCTTGTTACTTCAGCTCTGGGAGCTGCGGAAAGGTGCTGGTGTGGCCCACAGAATACAGCCACTGGATCAACGTAAAGGCAATGCTGGATGAACTTGCCCACAGAGGCCATGAAGTGGTTGTTCTGGCATCTTCAGCCTCCATTCTTGTTGATCCCACCAAATCACCTGCAATTAAATTTGAGATTTTCCCTACATCTTTAACCAAGGTTGAATTTGAGGATTTATTTAGACAAATGGTCAGTAGATGGACATATGACCTTCCAAAAGATACATTTTGGACATATTTTTCACTAATGCAAGAAATTGGTTTAAAATATAGTGATTGTATTGAAAAGCTCTGTAGAGATGTAGTTTTAAACAGAAAATTTATGACAAAGCTGCAAGAATCAAGGTTTGATGTCGTTCTTGCAGATGCCATTGGACCCTGCGGTGAGCTGCTGGCTCAGCTACTCAACATACCTTTAGTGTACACGCTCCGCTTCTCTCCTGGCTATGAATTTGAAAAGCACGGTGGAGGACTTCCTTTCCCTCCATCCTATGTACCTGTTATTTTGTCAGAATTAAGTGATAAAATGACGTTCAAAGAGAGGGTGAAAAATATGATATATGTGCTTTATTTTGACTTTTGGTTCCAAGTTTTTAATGAGAAGAGGTGGAATCAGTTTTACAGCGAAATTCTCGGTAAGTCATTTTTTTAGTAGGTAATACGAAATTCCAATTTCCTAAAGTCTTGGAAGGTAAGCTTGTATAAATACAAAGTCAGAAgaatttgtcttttattattaaaatgataTTTCAATATCACAAATATTATGGGAAGGCTTATATCATAGGTTCAATATGAACCTTGGGGTCCATTATTAGCACAAGATATTCCACGAAGTCAAAACCCACAAATCAAAGCACTGAGAATTTCTTGAAGCAATTACATATCCACTCTTTGTTTGCattatcctttattttttcttttttaaatttatctaggTATTTGATCCTCCTTTTATTAAAAATGGGGTCAAAATTATTAGCCATTGtatcctttattttttagaatagttttgaGTTCACAACATGcatagactcccccattatcaatatcTCCCACCGGAGGGAGCTATTGTTACAACTGGTGGATCTACATTGACACATTAGCATGCAAAGTGCGTAGTTTACAACAGAGCtcattcttggtgttgtacattctatgggtttcctcaaatttataatgacatgtatccactacTAttatatcatacagaatagtttcactgtcctaaaaatcctctgtgctgtgCCTATCTGACATATACATTTCACTATAcatttttccatctttaaaaGAAAAGGCGCTAGAAATTTCACTAACAATCTTAATCAAAGTACACATGTAGATTGAGGAGTTATATTTTGCTAGCACCTCTAGTGCAGAGcattgaaaatattctttcacatgttcttcctcagtttctttatttaaaGATTAAACTGTTTTGCTATATTAGCAGGATTCTTTCACAATGGAGAGATACAATAACTCTACCCCAGACTCAGATGTATAATTTGAGGTTTATAATTATTATACATTCATTCATAAATGCCTACAAATCATCTCTTTTAAAGGCCTAAGATCTTGTCAAAAGGTGGACATATACATTATTAGTCTATGTTTAGAAAACTGTCTCtccattaaataaaaaatgaacaaaattaaggGTGAGGCCAAAATTAAGGTCATGTCTAATTCCATActtttttccacattttatttgcaaatatttttacttaataaaaaaatattaagctCCTTACATGAACCAGTGCAGTCATAGGTACAAAGAAGTGAGCCAGAGTTTTCTTGGAAAAAAACTTCACAGTTTTCTTGGAAAACCTAGAATCAGGGAAAAAGCTTGCTAAACTGTAGAAACTAGACTGAGTACTCTAGGGAAAGGTGTTTCCACAGGTGGGATGGGGTTAGCTGACTGAGGAGATGAAATTGTTTAAATTTGCATGTGTTAGTTCTGTAACATAAACAAATGCCTGTTTAATTCTATATGGCATAAAATTAATTACTGCTTATGACTGTGAATGTACTGATGTGTTGCTATTTGTGATGAAAGTGCCTTACACTTTGtctttgtgtgtatgcatatacatatatatataaaacgtGTAAATCTTAATGTGTATTTctgtaatatatatgtgtgttatcAAGCCATATTTTTTGTGtttgtcttattttatttatatatttttatattaagtatATCAAATACAATGCACAGGTCTTagtatacagcttgatgaattctgACATGTGTATACTCTCATGTAACCATTGCTGAGACCAAGATATCAACATTGTCACTAATTTTCCCCCTTCAcgtatttcacccattcccctacACACaatctcccctatggcaaccaccagttttttctctgtgcccgtgagtctatttctgttttgctcattactgcatttctttttgttttttatataacACTTCTAAGTGAAATCACGGGGTATttctctttgacttatttcacttagcataacatactctaggcccatccatgttgtttcaaatggcacagcttcatttattttttgtagctGAGTAATACTGTACTGTGTATGTGTGCCAcagctttttatccattcatctactgatggacatacaGGTTGCATCCATCTTTTGGAATTAACATAGtagttcatatatttttttaggattagggattttgttttcttcatataaatttccagaagtagaattgtttatatttctatttttagtttcttgagaaacttccataccaCTTTCTATAGTGGTTGCAACACTTTGTAAACCCACCTGGAGTGAATAAGATTCCCTTTAATTCACATCATTGAAAACATTCCTTATTTCTTGCCTTGTTGATATTAACCATTCTGGAATGAGGTGGTATATCATTttggtttagatttgcatttccgtggTGATTAGTGATGAGCATATTTTCAAGTGTCTGCcaccatctgtgtttcttctttgagaaaatgtctattcaggtcctctgcccattttttagtgagattatttatttctttggtgtTGACTTTTAttagttctgtatatattttggatattaaccacttattggatatatcatgtgaaaatacattctcccatacagtaggttcccttttcattttgttaatggttcctttattgtacaggaactttttagtttgatgtagtcccacctgtttatttttgttttccttgcctgggataTGTAGCCAGAAAAGCATTACTAGCACTGATGTTCAAGGATTTACTtcgtatgtttttttctagaacatttgtggattcatgtctttgatatggatatatggatatatgtctttgatctattttgagtttgtaATTATGTATGATGTAAGACTGCAATCCAGTTTCAACTTTTGCATGTCGTCccccagttttcccaataccatttattgaaaagccaatcttttccccattgtaatattcttgcctcctttgtcatatattaattgaccatacaggtGTGAATTTATTTCTGACCTcccattcttttccactggtctatgtatctgttcttgtgacaACACAGTATTTTTTTGATTATGTGGCTTTGAAGTATTATTTGAAAGCAGGGCATATGATATCTACAATTCTTTATCAATCTTTgactattaggggtcttttgtagttccatacaaattttaggattatctgctctagttctgtgacaaatgccattggtattttgataggaattgcacataatctgtagattgcttagggAAGTATGGCTATTTTAAccatagtaattcttcctatccatgagaatggaataactttccatttatttgtgccttcaaATTATTTCATCAGTGTCATAGATTTTAGGGTCTACATTTTCACCTCctgtattaaatttattttaaataatatatttcgttattttttatgtaattgaAAATGGGACTGatttctcaatttctctttcaattagttcattatttgtatatagaaacacaaaagatttctgtgtatggaTTTTGTATTCTGAGACTTTACTGAATACATttattaaatctagtagttttttggtggagtctttagggttttctatgtataatgtcatgttctctgcaaataatgacaattgGACTTTTTCCTCATCAGTAtgtatgcctttatttcttttcttatctaaTTACTATGGATAGAACCTTCAgggctatgttgaataaaagtggtgggcatgggcatccttatcttgttatTGATCTTAGTGGAAGTGCTTTCAGCTATTtgccattaagtataatgttagctaaAACCAGATACCTTTAAACATTTTTGGATTCATTATCCCAAACTTCTTTCTTAAAGTTCTCTAGTGCATTCACATTACATTGTTCTCATCTCCTTTaccttctgtttgtttgtttcctttcagGAAGACCAACTACACTTTATGAGTTAATGGGGAAAGCTGATATGTGGCTCATTCGATCCTATTGGGACTTTGACTACCCTCACCCAGTCTTACCCAATTTTCAGTATGTTGGAGGCCTCCACTGCAAACCTGCTAAACCTCTGCCTAAGGTAacttattccttttttgttttgttgtatttGCTTTGAGATATTTCACCCGTATTCTGGCTTAAAAGAAAGACCATTCCTCAACAATATGAATATGTGTCCCAACAATATTTGCAACCAAACCTAACATTTCTTTGCTGTCATTCCAGCATTTAAACAATTCCTCATTTGAGATACCAGGGTCTGACATCTTACAGTATTAAAGGAATGGCTTAGCCTATTAAATCAGGTAATTTCTACTATATATCATATGTGGACAAAATCTCTGTAAAGCTCTCCTGGGGAACATGGTTTTCAACATCATAGCTGATTTACACAATGAGCACAGAGAAAATGTACACTGCATATATGACAAGGACAATGAATTCTGAATACTTAATGAACATCAAATAATTTTGACCACATCTGAAAACTGCTATAGTATAAAATTGCAAACGATTCTGTTAGCATATAGGATGATGTTCCTCATGGAGGAATGCAATAATCTCATGTTTTAAATTGATACTGTATCTTTAAGACATAATTTAACAGCAAGCCtcctttattaaattatttcatgGTCCCTAAATCATGTTTATTTCAGAGCAAGAGAAAACTAAGATCTTATTCAAGGGTTAATCCAGTTTGATTTTGACGACAGAATATTTAGCTATATGTGGTAATTATCACAAGATCTAAAGCCTGAGGTAAATTAGCAAATGTTCTATTCAATCTGATGAATCAATCTATTgttatttttccagctttattaaagtattattgacatataaaattgtaAGAGACAGAAGGTGTAT
This sequence is a window from Manis pentadactyla isolate mManPen7 chromosome 5, mManPen7.hap1, whole genome shotgun sequence. Protein-coding genes within it:
- the LOC118928677 gene encoding UDP-glucuronosyltransferase 2B31-like, whose product is MSMKWISVPLLLQLACYFSSGSCGKVLVWPTEYSHWINVKAMLDELAHRGHEVVVLASSASILVDPTKSPAIKFEIFPTSLTKVEFEDLFRQMVSRWTYDLPKDTFWTYFSLMQEIGLKYSDCIEKLCRDVVLNRKFMTKLQESRFDVVLADAIGPCGELLAQLLNIPLVYTLRFSPGYEFEKHGGGLPFPPSYVPVILSELSDKMTFKERVKNMIYVLYFDFWFQVFNEKRWNQFYSEILGRPTTLYELMGKADMWLIRSYWDFDYPHPVLPNFQYVGGLHCKPAKPLPKEMEKFVQSSGENGIVVFTLGSMVSNMSEERANVIASALAQIPQKVLWRFDGKAPDTLGQNTRLYKWIPQNDLLGHPKTKAFVTHGGANGIYEAIYHGIPMVGIPLFADQPDNIAHLKVKGAAVRLDLGTLSSTDLLRALKRVINDPLYKENAMKLSRIHHDQPMKPLDRAVFWIEFVMRHKGARHLRPASHDLAWFQYHSLDVIGFLLACVATSLFVITKCCLFCCRKFAKIGMKDKKE